The DNA segment AATGACTTATAgctataagttattttttttatgagcacaatttaacttttaatcaaattaaaaaacaaccacaaaatctgtaaaaatattttaattatgacaGAAAAATCTCGACTGCCAACGAAGGCGACGAGATCCATTGCGATGCCGACACCATCTAAGTGCAGTTCTGGCAATGCGCAAGCCTTGTGCGTTCTCAGTATCCTAGCCTCCACCACTTTCTCAGCATGAAGCTTTTTCACCCTTTCCCGTCTCACATAATTCCCTTTCTCATTCTAATTgtgtcaactttttttttaatttcaattgtaATAGAACGTTTGCTAGGGGAGGAATTGGAACGGTTTTATATAATGCGTATATGGAGTGCAGATTTAGTCAGATAAAATTTCTTGCTTGGGTCTGTATGGCTTGCCAATACTACCAGATTTGTTCCTTCaatcattattatttatgagTGGATGAGAGGGTAGAATATTAGAAGTTGGTATCAGCATGTGCATTTTTTGTTTAAGATTTTTcgtttataataaaaatctttatatatatatatatatatattaaattttacatttacaatCATTAATTGAAACTTTGatataaagttgttttttttattaaaatgttatagatataaaatatttattaatttttgtaaaaaaaattaatttttagtgaaaattttCCTTTAAATCACATGTTTGGACTTGGGATTATTTTGCATGTTTGGTGACGTTGAagacaattaaaatgaattaattagaaCAGAAGGTGGAGGATCTTACTAGTTTATGCTTCATAATTTAGTAACGAAGAAGCAAAACTAAACTACTACTAACTAGCAAGGAAGATGTTGACCGTAAATGTGCGAGCTGTACCACATAAAACCGCGGGCACAGTGTGTAAATGAGGACTAActacaaacaaacacaagaggTGGCGGGAATTAAACCCCAAACGACCCACACGCGAGTGTACTCCACGCTCCAAATCCTTCACTTCACAATTCACAATGCAcattactctctctctctccaaagtGTTTCAACAAAACCCTCTCTATCCTTCTCTCTCCCATTGAAAGTAACAAACAAAGATGAAAGATTCAACAGAAACAGATGCTATCAGCGGTTCCCTGAACCTCCTGAGTACTCTTCTCGACTCGGAGCTCCCGAGCGTGAGAAACTTCAAAGGAAAATGGTCACTCGCCCGAGTCAAACTCACCCAACTCCAAACCCACCTCACCGATTTCTCCGCCGAGTTCCCAAACGCCTCCACATCGAACCCCCTCTCCTTCCACCTCCTCCACTCAATCTCCCAAACCCTCAACGACGCCGTTTCGCTCTCCAAAACATGCCAACCCGAAACCCTCCCAAACGGAAAACTCAAAACCCAAAGCGACCTGAATTCCCTCCTCGCCACCCTCGACCGCCACGTCAGCGACTGCGACATCCTCTTCCGCAGCGGCCTTCTCCTCGAAAATAGCGTCTCCGTTTCCGTCTCTAAACGCGAAGCCATCCGCTCCGAATCGCGTAGCCTAATAACCCGTCTCCAAATCGGGTCACCCGAATCCAAAGCCTCCGCGATGGACTCCTTATTGGGGCTTCTCCAAGAAGACGACAAAAACGTGACCATCGCGGTGGCGCAGGGAGTCGTTCCCGTGCTCGTGCGTCTACTCGATTCCTCCCCATCCGAAACGAAAGAGAAAACCGTCGCCACCATCTCAAAAATCTCCACCGTGGAAAGCGCGAAAAGCGTTCTTCTCGCTGAGGGTTTACTCCTTCTGAACCACTTGCTTAGGGTTTTGGATTCTGGAAGTGGCTTCGCTATTGAGAAAGCATGCATCGCGCTTCGGGCGTTGAGTTTGACGAAGGAGAACGCTAGGGCGATTGGCTCGCGCGGCGGAATCTCGTCGCTGCTCGAGATCTGCCAGGCTGGCACCCCCGGCGCACAGGCTTCCGCCGCCGCTGTGCTGCGAAACCTCGCCGCTTTTGAGGAAATTAGGGTTAATTTTGTTGAGGAGAACGCGGTGGTGGTTCTGATTGCCTTGGCTTCCTCCGGGACAGCGGTGGCGCGTGAGAATGCGGTCGGCTGTTTGTCGAATTTGACTAATTCGGGTTCGTCGGAGGAGGCCGATGGTTTGTTGAATTTGAGGGTTATGGTGGTGAAAGAAGGTGGAGTTGAGTGTTTGAAGAATTACTGGGATTCAGGGAATCAAATTCAGAGTCTTGAAGTGGCTGTGGAGATGCTGCGTCATTTGGCTGAAAGTGGTCCAATTGGTGAGGTTCTTGTGGGTGAAGGTTTTGTTCAGAGGCTTGTTGGGGTGCTGAATTGTGAGGTTCTGGCTGTTCGGATTGCAGCGGCGAGGGCGGTTTACGCCTTAGGATTGAACAGCGGGAGGGCGAGGAAGGAGATGGGGGAATTGGGGTGTGTTCTGGGTTTGATTAAAATGTTAGATGGGAAAGGTGTGGAAGAGAAAGAAGCTTCTGCGATGGCATTGTCAGTGCTGCTGATGCACCCGGCGAATCGAAGAATTTTCCGCAAGGACGAAAGAGGAGTTGTGAGTGCTGTTCATTTGTTGAACCCTTCGTTGCAGGGGTTGGATAAGAAGTACCCTGTTTCGTTACTCGCTTTGCTTGTTCATTCCAAGAGTTGCAGGAAGCAAATGGTGGCTGCTGGAGCTTGTGTACATACGCAGAAGCTTGTGGAAATGGATGTTCCCGGGTCCAAGAAACTCTTGGAGAGTCTTGGCCGTGGTAAGATTTGGGGTGTTTTTGCTAGACCCTAGAGATGATGATCTTGGATTTCTGTAAcatgaaaaccatgattattCATTGATCTGTATGCATGATAGGCGTGTTCAGgttttttgtcttcttctttttctcttgtaattattgattaataattGGTGTTTGTATGTAGAGAGgtacgttttttttttccctaatGATTTTATCTGAGGACTTGTGTTTATGTTTAGGAACAATGATATAAAGTAGTACATGATTTTGCGATCGGTGGTAGAGTACGACCTATCCACTTAGCTAAGTTTTGTTGCATATAGCGTAGGGATAGTACATAGTTGATTGCTGAAATACTTTGAATAGTAATGCTTTTACTTGTAATCAATGAGGTTGAGTATGTTCAGATTGAAATGTGATTTTCAAGTATCATTGTTATTtggatatatattttatgatgaAAAAGATTGAAGTTTTTCCTTTCCTTGTTTGACAAGTGAAAGTGAAAtgataaattgattaattttattttactacgtAACTCATTTTTGGGGCTCATTATTTTACTACGtaactcattttgttttttctgcAAAATACATCCATGAAAAGGGGTGAGAAATTTAAGTGTGATTAAATCTTGGATTAAATATTAGTTCCATAACCTGTCTAAATTTGTGAGAGTATATAGATTCTACCATGAATTCAAAAGTTTTAATTACAGTAATCTCCAATTACtacaataaagaaaataaaacagagGTATTAAATGAGATAAGAGAATAGTTTCATTGACAAGTAATATATGGATTTCATTATTCATTTAGATagtatagtttttaaaattatccctTTTAGATGTTATagttaataagtgaattttatagttattaaagtttatattttaattttttaaagatttatgcagttaaaattctttaattaacagaattaaaaaaaaattaacggagttaacaaaatgtaaaattcaggactgaaaaaatcatttattaaattttaaggactaaaaaattcattaattaattataagataaGTTTGAACACCTGTAATTAAGGCTCATATATTCTATTTCATCTTTTTACCTTTCATCTTTTACAAGTAATCCAAACATAAAATTGGGGAAGATATATATCATCTTGTTTTCGATAGTAGAATTGATTCTGTAATATCCTGTCGGCAGCAGCCAGTAGTAGCTGTGACTTTTGCACATTAATAATGCTTTCCTGAGCAACACCAATGTGAATCATCCAACACCTGATTTTTAcatgaagaagatgagttggCGAAACTtgcctaatttatttatttacctttCCACTTAATCATAAATGATTTCACACGGACGTGTAACATGTTCATGGAAATCCCAGGACTCAGATCATCATTGAAATAAAGTGCCCTCTGCACTTTTACGTGTCTAGCCAAAACATGTGCGACAGATCCTATATCCTTACAAATTTCGTATTGGCTATCTTGGACGTTGCTTCCTTGGGCTACTTCATCATTATTTACTTTCGATAGATGTCTACATCATACCTGTTCTTAACATGAATTCATGAATAAATGTTTCTCTGGCTTTTGCCCGAATAGTGTTTGATTAGATTATTGTGAGGGTTGGATACTGTGGGAATTTCCTCAATGTCTTTTTGGTGGACGGTGACATAATTGTCTGTGAAACCCATGTGCACTTGTTATTGACCATGTGCATATGGTCTATGGGATTGCCCTAAACTGCAGTGTTGTTGTCTATTTTGTTAACAAATTAAGACCCTACCTTAATCTCTTCCCTCAGCCTCTACACTTCTGGGCTTGTCCTTAGTCCTTAATCAATTATCTGAGGAAGACCCCTGTGGCTAGTGAATCAACGAACTGCATTTCTCTTGCTGCGTTGTCATTTTCATAACAAATCCAAATTGGTATAAAATACGGGTATATGGTGACAGCTATATGTGG comes from the Glycine soja cultivar W05 chromosome 6, ASM419377v2, whole genome shotgun sequence genome and includes:
- the LOC114416071 gene encoding uncharacterized protein LOC114416071, with translation MKDSTETDAISGSLNLLSTLLDSELPSVRNFKGKWSLARVKLTQLQTHLTDFSAEFPNASTSNPLSFHLLHSISQTLNDAVSLSKTCQPETLPNGKLKTQSDLNSLLATLDRHVSDCDILFRSGLLLENSVSVSVSKREAIRSESRSLITRLQIGSPESKASAMDSLLGLLQEDDKNVTIAVAQGVVPVLVRLLDSSPSETKEKTVATISKISTVESAKSVLLAEGLLLLNHLLRVLDSGSGFAIEKACIALRALSLTKENARAIGSRGGISSLLEICQAGTPGAQASAAAVLRNLAAFEEIRVNFVEENAVVVLIALASSGTAVARENAVGCLSNLTNSGSSEEADGLLNLRVMVVKEGGVECLKNYWDSGNQIQSLEVAVEMLRHLAESGPIGEVLVGEGFVQRLVGVLNCEVLAVRIAAARAVYALGLNSGRARKEMGELGCVLGLIKMLDGKGVEEKEASAMALSVLLMHPANRRIFRKDERGVVSAVHLLNPSLQGLDKKYPVSLLALLVHSKSCRKQMVAAGACVHTQKLVEMDVPGSKKLLESLGRGKIWGVFARP